From Roseateles sp. SL47:
TGGTCGCTGACGGCCTGGGTCTTGCATGCCGTGGCTGTGTGGGCCGTGTCTCACGCGGGTGCGTGGTCCGGCGCAGCCTCGCAGGCCATCTCGCCCACGCTGCCGGACTGGTTGTCCCCTTGGGTGCCTTCGGCGGTGATGGAAGCGCTCACGCAGTCCCTCGCCGCGCTCGGGCCGATGGTGGACAGTCTGTTGCAAGCCGCTCCGGCGCTGGCCGGCGGGCTGAGCTTCGTGACCTGGGCCGTCTGGGGGATCGGCAGCGCTTTGCTGCTGCTGATGGGCGTGGGCCTGCACCTGCTCATCGCTGCGGTGCGACGCCATGCGCGTCGCGCGGCGGAGGGTGCTTCGCAGGTGTCGCCAGCGGTGTGACGCTGGCTTCAACGCCGGTGGTCGAGCGGTGGAATAAGGCTCCAGGGCCGCGCCGGTGGAGCGGCCGCTTCCTCAGGCAAATGCCTCCACCGATGCCTCCAGCGACCGCTTCACACGCGCCAGATAGTCCGCGCGGAATCGGCGCAGCACGTAGTCCCGGTGGTTGGTCTCCGCCAGCTTGGCCCAGGCTTGCCGCCGGCCACGCTCGGAAACCTGCGCACAGCTCGCCAGCGTCGTTGCGTCCGGATAGGGCTTGGACGCTGTGGTCATGCATTCGTAGCCGTAGATCGCCATGTACTCCTGGGTCAGCGACTCGATGATCTCGATCTCGTCCATCGACAGCTGCGCCTTGAACTTGTCCGTCATTGCCGGGATGGGGGCAAAGCAGTTGGATTGCCAGAGATCGGACAACTTCGAGAGCTGGCGTGCTTCATCGGACGACGTCACATCCAGCATCTGCGGGAGGAAATCAATGCCGATGAAGCTGCATACCCGGCGCAGGATCTGCTCCTGGTCGGTGATGAAATCCTCGAAGCGGATGGTCAGCACGCGGTCCGGATGCGCCTGCGCAAGTGCATGCCCCGCGCGATGTGCGTTCAACCAGCTCAGGGCATTCAGGGTGGTGTCAAAGTCGTGAATGATGGCCCGATTCATCGACGCCACCTGCGCCCGCGGGTCTCGCACCACGTTGAGGAACCGCATCTGTGGAAACAATGCCAGTTGCTCCTCGGCGTAGTGAATGCTGTCCAGCGACTTGTCCATCACCACCGTCGCCCCATGTCGCTGCCCCGCCCGCAACAGCAGTTCCCAGGCAATCCGGTGCACGCTGCGCCCTTGGTCCTTGATGGCTTCAAAGATCTCCACGGGGTCAAACGCCATATCCGGCCACTTCACCACCCCTGAGGCCTGCAGGCCCACCACATCCACGACCAGCTGGAAATAGCGATGGTCATCGTTCAAGTCGCCGTAGAGCGGCACCAGCGGCATGAAGTCAACAATGTGCAGCGGATAGGGCGAGTAGAACTTTGGGTTGAAGTTCAATCGCAGCCGCAAGGCATGGCTGCCGCAGCGCCTCAGAGGCGTCATGAGCAGTGGCAACGGGGTTGAAACGCCGTGATCAGTCAGAGCCATTACACACCTCCCTCGATGTGTTGAAGGACGTCGCAGCTTTAGTGCAGAACGCCGGAGGACCAGAGGAGTTGCATCAATTCATCTGCC
This genomic window contains:
- a CDS encoding sulfotransferase family protein produces the protein MALTDHGVSTPLPLLMTPLRRCGSHALRLRLNFNPKFYSPYPLHIVDFMPLVPLYGDLNDDHRYFQLVVDVVGLQASGVVKWPDMAFDPVEIFEAIKDQGRSVHRIAWELLLRAGQRHGATVVMDKSLDSIHYAEEQLALFPQMRFLNVVRDPRAQVASMNRAIIHDFDTTLNALSWLNAHRAGHALAQAHPDRVLTIRFEDFITDQEQILRRVCSFIGIDFLPQMLDVTSSDEARQLSKLSDLWQSNCFAPIPAMTDKFKAQLSMDEIEIIESLTQEYMAIYGYECMTTASKPYPDATTLASCAQVSERGRRQAWAKLAETNHRDYVLRRFRADYLARVKRSLEASVEAFA